Proteins from a genomic interval of Ptychodera flava strain L36383 chromosome 7, AS_Pfla_20210202, whole genome shotgun sequence:
- the LOC139137536 gene encoding glutathione S-transferase kappa 1-like: MAAPARKTIELFYDVISPYSWIGFETLCRYKNKWNIDLQFRPFFLGAVMHATENTPPGMNPAKGAYGQKDLERNRDYYKIPLVRPEDPAEVMFVKGSLQAQRLLTAVSMQEGNDAVENVTRQLYLRVWSKDLDITEPKSLMEAAKKAGFSEEKAQSLVARTKDQDIKDKLKENTNTALEHGAFGAPTIVVHVDGKTHMFFGSDRFHLIAEVLGEKFEGPLTEFSKL; this comes from the exons ATGGCTGCACCGGCAAGGAAAACTATCGAACTGTTCTACGATGTTATTTCACCATATTCCTGGATCGGATTTGAA ACATTGTGCCGGTACAAGAACAAATGGAATATAGACTTGCAGTTCAGACCATTTTTCCTGGGGGCAGTCATGCATGCTACAG AAAACACACCTCCAGGAATGAACCCTGCAAAGGGAGCATATGGTCAGAAGGATTTGGAGAGAAACCGGGATTATTACAAAATCCCTCTTGTTAGACCGGAAGATCCTGCGGAAGTCATGTTTGTTAAAG GTTCTTTGCAAGCACAGAGACTCTTGACAGCCGTGTCAATGCAGGAGGGGAACGATGCAGTGGAAAATGTAACAAGACAATTATATCTCAGAGTCTGGTCAAAG GACCTGGACATCACAGAGCCAAAAAGCCTGATGGAG GCTGCAAAGAAAGCAGGGTTCTCCGAAGAGAAAGCACAAAGTTTAGTGGCAAGAACAAAGGATCAAGACATCAAAGATAAATTAAAGGAAAACACAAATACTGCTTTGGAACATGGA GCATTTGGAGCACCAACAATTGTTGTACATGTTGACGGTAAAACCCACATGTTCTTTGGATCTGACAGATTTCATCTCATAGCTGAAGTGTTGG gAGAAAAATTTGAGGGACCCCTGACGGAATTCTCCAAGCTGTGA